Genomic DNA from Solanum pennellii chromosome 3, SPENNV200:
CGTATACCGGTAATTCCCTTGCTTCAAATAGACAAGCATTTATGCACTCAGCTATGTTTGATGTCATAACCATTCCTCGATCAACTGCTGCATATACCCTAGCCCATTTTTCATGACCTGCTGATTCCAAGTAATTTTTTACACGAACATCAACTTGTTCAACCTTTTCCATCAGTTCATCAAATTCAGATTGTTTGTATGCCTTTGCCATTCCATAAAAAACTTCCGACAGACTATTGTGCGACTTTTTAAATAgtgttttcacattttttcaCAAATGTCAAATACAGGCATAATGAGGAACTCCATCAAATACCCTCGAAACTGCCTTTATAATACTTTCGTTTCGATCGGACACAATGCACATGTTATATTTAACGCTATGCTCTTCTCTAAACTGTTCAAAAAACCAAGTCCAGGATGCATCATTTTCTGAATCAATAATTTCATATGCTAGCGGCAATATATTTCCTATAcacaaaacatttaataaagttattatttcatatagaatAACTatattaatcaaccaaacaaaGTGTATATATTATCATTCTAATACCTGCTCCATCAACAGTACTTGCAGAAACAAATACTCCATTGTACTTCCCCCTGTGGCGGCTGCCATCAACTACGACAATTGGTTTACAACACTCAAAACCTTTTATGAACGGGaagagagaaataaaaagataaagaaattgattttcatCGGTTTTCTTCATCCTTATATGAGATCCAGGGTAGGTAGCGTCCAATACGTATAAGTAGCTCGACAGTTTACCATAAGAACCAGATGGGGTACCCCTTAAAGAAATTACAGCCTTTTCCTTAGCCTTCCACGCCACTAAGTGTGATACATTTACTCCAAGAGCTAGGCTGACATTTTGTTGTATATCCTTTGGCGTCAACTTCCTTTTATGATCAACTAACTTGGGTTGTATCATACCTCCAATAAGATTGCTTGTTGCTTGACGTTGTTCATAAACCTTATCTTTCAATGGACACGTGTGATCATCTACGAATTTTCTAATTCTGAATATTCCAGATTTATTGATACTTGACGACTTCAACACCCACCCACAATTATCAGAGACATAAACAAGTGTATAACTGTTTGAATAACACCATATTAGAATTagttaaaatacaaataaaatatttgatataatgtaaaaaaacataatgaaaaaaaaaattataagagaaTCCAACCCAAATACACATACCATGTTTGACTCGATCTGTCCGTTTTCCATTGGAATCTATGATCAATAGCGTATTGCGTCATCACAGCCTTTAAAGTTTCCTTGTCCTTATAAACTTGATCTTCCAACACTACCTTATGTTTGGAGTTTGTAATAATGTCGCAATTCATGTTATCGCTATTGTTCGGCACAGTAAGCACTAATGCTTATGTATAAACTATATCTATTCCATCAGGCCCACACATTTCGAATCCATCTTCAAACATATTTCTATCAGCTAATTGACAGTCATTCACAAATACGGATACACATATAGGATACTTTGATAATTCTTTGTTATCTTTTTTCAACGACACATACACTCTCACACCCATGTCGTTGTGTATTTTCAGAGGTGCAGTACTACCCTCTATCTTATATTTAAGTTTCACAATGTTGAAGTCAAGTCAACACAAATTTTCTTTGAAACAAGATCCATTAGTTCTCTAAATGTCGCATGCTCTTTTAGCACAATTGCTTCTGTACTGTAATCAACATAGCAATTTTCCTTGTTCCACCTCCCAGAATGCATGACCAAAAAACTAATGCTTCCCATTGCtacaataacaaatatataagTGATGATCACATTTTTTTAGTattccaaaatcaaaaaaaaatgtgtccAATCTACATTCAAAAAAGTGTACGTTTCAAAGGGTACCAAAATCGGTAAAGATTGAACTCAAATTCACAACTTTTATCACACAGTAACAACCGtttcaaaattaatacatataGAATTTCATATtgttaaaaacaagaaataataaaaaaatacataactaatATGGGTCTAAACAGAATCAAATACATATCCAGCCGTACACATCATATAATcagatataattatattattgttactTATCTTGTTCAGAGATTTTCTATTGATATCAATGGAACTTACGATGagcttccaaaaaaaaattcaaatcatacAAACATTTAACGTATTCAtattaaacatttaaaaaaaatacctgATCTGGAAATTATGAATTACACTGAAAGGAATAAATTGTTGTTGTGGGATTCGAAAATTTCtgctttcaaaaaatttccGAATTCGATTATATTTGCAGAATTCGAATTGTATAATCAAGCTTCTTTATCAATTGAATAATTAAGGAGACAactttgtttgtatttttttttataaatatgaagaacaaggaagaaaaaaaaacgcTCAGCTTAAAAGATGGCAAAAGTACagctttttaaaaattaactgAAGGATTATTAATCCTATTtaccttttttatgttttaatttccattttttctataatttttttttataaatatacatatcatattaaaagaaaaatatgatttttctaatctaaactaattaaaacatgctagttttactaaatattgaaatattgttACTGTTTCACCAAAAAAACTAACATATTGTTGTTTTGATAAAAttccctttatttattttaaccgTTACAAGTAgcattttacttgtatatacgGTATGTTTTTCCGGCGAAGGGTGTCCAATTGTACACCCTCGGGACACTGTAGCTCCGCCCTTGGTTCTTGAAACTCTTTACCATAGTTCAAAAAATTGAGATTTACAAAATTTCCCATTTTTGACTATGACAATTTTCAACTGCTTGTAACTTACAGGTAAGTAAGTAATACAAAGTtgcttcccccttttgacatgAGACAAAAAGCTTTAAGATAAAATCAAGCACCAAAACAAACTAAGTCATTAGTTACATCAAAAATTGAACACAAACACCATTTGTCCAACCAAAAAGAAATGACTTACAAAGCTTAATCAACTAAATATCAAAACATAAAGTCATAGCACAATATCACTAAGAATTACACAAAAGGAGAAGAGGTTTTTGTCAGAAGACCACAAACTTGCTGTAAGCAGGTAGAGTTAATAGCTCGCTCATCATCCAACGCCTTCTGAGTCTTAGCAAGCTTCTCTTTAAGTTTAGAAAGATTTCATTTCAACCGACCCATGTTCAACAGGTAATTGTTCAATCTCAATTATGTGAGAGTCTTATAAAGCCTCAATTTCCTTATCCTAATCAATCAACGAAGATCTTAATCATTGCATTTGTGCATTTGAGCCTCTTGAGAGTGGAGGAAAAATAGCAAGATCAACATCCCCGATTACATCCTTAACAGTTTGTTCATGCCACTGCTTAACAGGTACCTAAAAATACTCAAATATATGTGCAAACTAGAAACCATATCCGAGTCCATGGTTGGAGTTATCTACCACACACATCCTACTTATGTGACACAGAATTAGTTTAGGCAAATTTATTTGAACCTTAATAACCAGTATTTCCATAATTGTAAGATCCAAATAGTTTGCTTCAGTACGCTTCTCTTTTCTTGGAACAATAACCTCGTGAACCATATCGAATACTAGCTTATGGAGTGTACTCATAGAACCTCTATCCACCCTAGTTGTGTTTCTTAATGTGGAATCATTAGAAAAACGACGTGATATTTCAAGGGCAGAGATACCCTCTACAATTGGCCAGctacattttaaataatgacACCAACTTGAGTTAGGCACACTTAAGATTTGTTCTAACATTGCAGGTGTTATGGTGAATGATACACCACCAACACTACTAGTAATAGACTCAGCAGACCCTGTAGCATTAATGTAAAACTCCCTAGTTTCCTTCTTAGCTAGTTTGCGATGATAAGCCCCTTAAAGTAACAAATTCAACCACCCCTATGCATTTATCAAAGCAAGTAATTCATCCATATCATTCCCCCCTAAACCAGTAATATGTCTACCCCGAATTACctctttcttttgaaaatctatTATACGATCTTGATGTTTTTTTTCTGTTGACTTCAAGATCACTATCACTATTAGCAATTTGATCGAGTTCTGTTTATTTAGAAACAGGTCGCTTTCTTTTTCTATTCTTCTTGTTGTTCCCTATATGGTTATCAGTTTCTAGAGAGTGAGAGGGAACAACAACTTTACTTGTAACAACCGTTGTATTGGTCACTTTGGCACGAGCCACTGCTACTTGAATCTTTTGTGCTGATCGAGTTTTACGACGGACAGTAGACTTTTTAGGACGGAGAAGTGAACGAACTTTCTTAAGAACCATTTGGATGATAGAAATATCATCATTTTCAAAGGAGAGATGAACCTGTCCTTTTGATAACCTAGGTTCTCCCTCCGTTGATTCTTCTCCCAACCCATGGCTACTTTGTTTTCCCAATTCCCCCTTACTTTGTGCCGTTGAATTTTCCCCAACACCATCCCTATTCTGCTTGCTCTCTTCCCCTTGACTCATTGCGTCCTCCATTAATGGGTAGGCAAAGTGAGTTATTCCTTGGGGGTCAATAAAGATGATGGCAGGTAACTCGAAAAGATTGTCTGGGTTGTCAATGGGAATAATTGCGAGATAGAGATGTGATGATGGTGCCATTTGAGATTTTAGGAGGAATATGGGTTTGTTGGTGAGGGAGAAGAAGGAgtgagagaaaagaaaaattttgtGTGTTTGAGATTAAGTGTAAGGAGAGAAAGGGTTTATGGGAAAGAGGAACGGGTTGATTTGATGTAAAGGGggttattttgattttgacagctttttaaaagaggaaagaaagaaaaaaaattcttctggCCGATATTTAATGCAAAACCATTTATGAGTgctataattttaatatttgaccCTTAAATATTTAAGCAAAGTAGACATACCTATTTGATGTTGGATAATGATTTTAGCGTTCAATTTCATCAGTTCCTAATTACTTAGTTGATCTTCATTAGTCCCAACTCCAACCTATTCCTTCAAAGTGTCCCTTGCTAATGCCTTTGTAAAAATATATGTGATCTGTTGCTCAGTGGAACAAAAATTCATAGAGATTTGTCCCTTCTCGACATGTCTCTAAGAAAATGATGACGACTGTTGATGTGTTTAGTTCTTTTATGTTGTATAGGATATTTTGCAATGTTGATTGCACTtttgttgtaaaaaaaaattggaactcGTTCGATGTTTAGAGCAAACTCACTGAGTTGTTTAATTCATAGAAGTTGCGCACAACATAATGTTGCTGCTACGTACTCAGCTTCGGCAGTGGATAGTGCAACTgagttttgtttctttgatcCCCACGAGAACAGACGTGATCCTTAGAAGTGAGTCATGCCTGTTGTGCTTTTTCAATATGCTAAATACCCTGCATAATCTGCATTAGCATATCCTACCAATTCAAATTTACTCCCTTTTTTGGATACCATAGTCCTAGATTAGTGGTCCCTTTCCAGTATCTGAGAATTCTTTTTACTGCTTGGAGATGAGAATCTTTAGGATTAGTTTGAAAACGAGCACATAATCCCATACTAAACACGATATCAGGTCTACTAGCAGTAAGATACAAAAGTGAACCAATTATGCCtctatataatttttgttctaCAGCAGAACATGTTCCTTCAATGTCTAACTTAGTGGCTGTGACTATTGGAGTATCAATTGCTTTCACATCTTCCATCTTGAACCTTTTAAGTAATTCCTTGACAAATTTTGCTGATAAAAACATGTACCTCCAgatgttttctttatttgaagCTCAATGAAGTAGTTTAATTCACCCATCATACTCATCTCAAACTCATTGCTCATAAGTTTTGCAAATTCATTTATGAGATCCTTATGTGTTGCTCCAAAAATAATGTCGTCAACATAGATTTGCACAATCAAAagatcattttctttatttttaagaaagagTGTGTTGTCTTTATCTCTTGAATAGCCatgatttaaaagaaattttgaaaatatatcatACCATGcccttggagcttgttttaacCCATAAAGAGTTTTGTCAAGTTTATAGACATGATTAGAAAGGTCATTGTTCTCGAAGCCATGGGGTTGTTTGACAAATACTTCTTCTTTTAGTAGCCTATTTAAAAAAtcacttttgacatccatttgatataATGTGAACTCCATGTGAGATGCGAATGCTATAAGTAATTTGATTGCTTCTAACCTTGCCACAGGTGCAAAAGTTTCATCATAATCTGTcccttcttttttattatacCTATTGACAACCAGCCTAGCTTTGTTTATGGTTATAATACCATGTTCATCTAAATTGTT
This window encodes:
- the LOC107013523 gene encoding uncharacterized protein LOC107013523 — translated: MNCDIITNSKHKVVLEDQVYKDKETLKAVMTQYAIDHRFQWKTDRSSQTCYTLVYVSDNCGWVLKSSSINKSGIFRIRKFVDDHTCPLKDKVYEQRQATSNLIGGMIQPKLVDHKRKLTPKDIQQNVSLALGVNVSHLVAWKAKEKAVISLRGTPSGSYGKLSSYLYVLDATYPGSHIRMKKTDENQFLYLFISLFPFIKGFECCKPIVVVDGSRHRGKYNGVFVSASTVDGAGNILPLAYEIIDSENDASWTWFFEQFREEHSVKYNMCIVSDRNESIIKAVSRVFDGVPHYACI